A single region of the Manihot esculenta cultivar AM560-2 chromosome 12, M.esculenta_v8, whole genome shotgun sequence genome encodes:
- the LOC110623357 gene encoding uncharacterized protein LOC110623357, with product MNANRQWMYNRLKDGLLNTEFLNGLEEFIQFASTHPECMDGMNIRCPCSMKRCSNRRFLCVDDVRYHLMKNGFVPNYYRWTAHGECWDDQGTSSVLMSETIMENDFQTGTSGRYHEMVLEGFGLPPQIEFMEEAPNAEAQRLYEMLQAASEELWPGCNKHTKLSAVIVEFLKEVLPEDNVLPDNFYKTKKLIEGLGLPVEKIDCCRNNCMIYWSGDAELQECKFCQLPRYKRTVNSLTKQVVQKPYKKMYYFPLTPRLQRLYASDATAPHMRWHAEHEYEEGVMHHPSDSPAWKHFNACYPSFGSEIRNVMLGLSTDGFQPFGQSGQQYSSWPIILTPYNLPPWLCMKSEYMFLTVIVPGPNNPKFKIDIFLQPLIEELKQLWNMGVETYDVDKKQNFLMRVALLWTISDFPAYAMLSGWSTAGRLACPYCMDNTDAFTLPRGGKQCWFDNHRKFLNHNHPWRKNKSWFRKNKVVTEHAPLVRTGEEILHEIESLGLMRVTDPGSDVVNAVISKTCGWRKRSIFWDLPYWSSLLIRHNLDVMHIEKNFFDNLFNTIMNIEGKTKDNAKAREDMREICRRPELEINAETGRYPKAIYALDKPAKQVICEWMKGLRFPDGYVSNMARCVDMNKYRLFGMKSHDCHIFMQRLLPIAFRELLPMRVWEAITELSIFFKQLTSTILREEDMQRLEEDIPVILCKLERIFPPGFFDSMEHLPVHLAYEARIGGPVQYRWMYPYERYNGILKKNIKNKAKVEGSIANAYLVEEASSFCAYYFESHVSTRHRRVPRNDDGGVVEDQEIEGNLSIFKYPGRPIGQSKKRILTKDERNAAHLYILLNCEEVSPFIKIYIEDLRRISPNITDGEVDITLENNFPTWFKAYVSFIILAILR from the exons ATGAATGCCAATCGACAGTGGATGTATAATAGGCTCAAGGACGGGTTGTTGaatactgaatttttaaatggtTTAGAGGAGTTCATACAATTTGCTTCAACCCATCCTGAATGTATGGATGGTATGAATATAAGATGTCCTTGTAGTATGAAAAGGTGTTCGAATCGGAGGTTCCTCTGTGTGGACGATGTACGATATCATCTGATGAAAAATGGTTTCGTCCCTAATTACTACAGGTGGACAGCACATGGTGAATGTTGGGATGATCAAGGAACCTCTAGTGTGCTAATGTCTGAAACTATCATGGAAAATGATTTTCAAACTGGGACTAGTGGCCGATACCATGAAATGGTACTTGAAGGGTTTGGTTTACCGCCTCAAATTGAATTCATGGAGGAGGCACCTAATGCCGAGGCACAAAGGTTGTATGAAATGTTACAAGCAGCAAGTGAAGAGTTATGGCCAGGATGCAATAAGCACACAAAACTATCTGCTGTG ATTGtcgagtttttgaaagaagttCTACCTGAAGATAATGTGCTTCCTGATAATTTTTACAAAACGAAAAAGTTAATTGAGGGTTTGGGTCTACCAGTGGAAAAGATTGATTGTTGCAGAAATAATTGCATGATATATTGGTCTGGTGACGCTGAGTTACAAGAATGCAAGTTTTGCCAGCTTCCTAGATATAAACGCACGGTAAACAGCTTGACAAAGCAAGTTGTTCAGAAGCCATATAAGAAGATGTATTACTTTCCTCTCACTCCAAGGTTACAACGGCTTTATGCATCAGACGCAACAGCACCTCATATGAGATGGCATGCTGAACATGAATATGAGGAAGGGGTCATGCATCATCCATCTGATTCTCCTGCATGGAAACACTTCAATGCATGTTATCCATCATTTGGATCAGAGATAAGGAATGTGATGCTTGGATTGTCTACTGACGGATTCCAACCATTTGGACAATCTGGCCAACAGTACTCATCTTGGCCCATCATTCTGACACCGTATAATCTTCCGCCATGGCTGTGTATGAAGTCAGAATATATGTTTCTCACTGTTATAGTTCCGGGCCCAAATAatcctaaatttaaaattgatatattcTTACAACCCTTAATCGAAGAACTAAAACAATTATGGAACATGGGGGTTGAGACATATGATGTGGATAAGAAGCAAAATTTTCTCATGCGGGTTGCTTTGCTATGGACCATTAGTGACTTTCCTGCTTATGCCATGCTTTCTGGTTGGAGCACTGCAGGAAGGCTTGCATGCCCATATTGTATGGATAACACTGATGCATTTACTTTGCCAAGAGGTGGCAAACAATGTTGGTTTGACAATCATCGCAAATTTTTGAACCATAACCATCCATGGCGGAAGAATAAATCATGGTTTAGAAAAAACAAAGTTGTAACTGAACATGCACCTCTAGTAAGGACTGGAGAGGAAATTTTGCATGAGATAGAGAGTCTTGGATTAATGAGAGTCACAGATCCAGGTTCAGATGTTGTTAATGCTGTTATTAGTAAGACATGTGGATGGAGGAAACGCAGCATATTCTGGGATTTACCTTATTGGAGTTCCTTGCTTATTAGACACAACCTTGATGTAATGCATATTGAAAAGAATTTTTTTGATAACTTGTTCAATACCATTATGAATATAGAGGGTAAAACAAAAGATAATGCAAAAGCAAGAGAAGATATGAGGGAAATATGTCGGCGGCCTGAGTTGGAGATTAATGCAGAAACTGGCAGGTATCCAAAAGCAATATATGCATTGGACAAACCGGCAAAACAAGTTATTTGTGAATGGATGAAGGGACTCAGATTTCCTGATGGTTATGTGTCTAACATGGCACGATGTGTCGACATGAACAAGTACAGATTATTTGGAATGAAAAGTCATGATTGTCATATTTTCATGCAAAGGTTGTTGCCTATTGCATTTCGTGAATTATTACCAATGAGAGTGTGGGAAGCAATTACCGAGCTAAGCATTTTCTTTAAGCAACTAACGAGTACTATCTTACGGGAGGAAGATATGCAAAGGCTTGAAGAGGACATTCCGGTTATACTATGCAAATTGGAGCGAATATTTCCTCCGGGTTTCTTCGACTCGATGGAACATCTTCCGGTTCATCTTGCATATGAAGCTCGCATTGGGGGTCCAGTGCAATATCGTTGGATGTATCCTTATGAGCG GTACAATGGAATTTTAaagaagaatattaaaaataaagccaAAGTTGAAGGATCAATTGCTAATGCGTACTTGGTAGAAGAAGCATCTTCTTTTTGTGCTTACTATTTTGAGTCACATGTTTCTACAAGGCATCGACGGGTTCCACGTAATGATGATGGTGGTGTAGTGGAAGATCAGGAGATTGAAGGAAATCTATCAATATTCAAATATCCGGGTAGACCCATAGGTCAATCAAAGAAAAGGATATTGACAAAGGATGAAAGAAATGCAGCTCATTTATATATCTTACTAAATTGTGAAGAAGTTTCGCCATTTATCAA AATATATATTGAGGATCTACGGAGGATATCACCTAACATTACTGATGGGGAGGTAGACATCACATTGGAGAATAACTTTCCCACATGGTTCAAAGCATACGTAAGCTTTATAATACTTGCAATACTACGCTGA
- the LOC122725272 gene encoding uncharacterized protein LOC122725272 → MLALLKYYSLIPSEKTSAACTKIFQKYNVEEGSSWKNIPQSTKDFYFREFEKEFHWDEGSAAIVRKAWNKKAATRYKDFLTNEKKKKKRSAYISNEVWDKWNLDWSTPEYVAKSVKYSKNRLTEKGGAGAGPSTHTGGSITHEEHARRIQNAKTDKVPPTAAELFLHTHTKKSDRNKFVDKRAELVYENYLKLKEQHSSQNVGSDHVEGDGGNINEDQLFIAAAGGWQGSRVYGLGSAASSAFSQTGTVEKTTDVPSSQSPEWKKEIEAKFDEKYNSLQKLVEDQNQIIAQMRDELQATRMGQQSSSLMPSTSDMPPAQRSPGDSHID, encoded by the exons atgcttgcattattaaaatattacagTCTTATACCTTCTGAGAAGACATCTGCTGCCTGCACAAAGATTTTTCAGAAGTACAATGTCGAGGAGGGTTCTTCCTGGAAGAATATCCCACAATCcacaaaagatttttatttcAGAGAGTTTGAG aAAGAATTTCACTGGGATGAGGGAAGTGCTGCAATAGTGAGGAAGGCATGGAATAAAAAAGCAGCTACCCGATACAAAGACTTTCTGAcaaatgaaaagaagaaaaaaaagaggagtGCTTATATATCAAATGAAGTCTGGGATAAATGGAATTTAGATTGGAGTACTCCAGAGTATGTAGCAAAGTCAGTGAAGTACTCAAAGAACCGCCTAACAGAGAAGGGAGGTGCAGGAGCTGGTCCTTCTACACATACAGGTGGGTCCATAACACATGAGGAGCATGCAAGACGCATACAAAATGCTAAGACAGACAAAGTTCCTCCAACAGCAGCTGAGTTGTTTCTCCACACCCATACAAAGAAGAGTGATCGCAACAAATTTGTTGATAAACGAGCTGAACTTGTTTAT GAAAATTATTTGAAGCTAAAAGAACAACATTCAAGCCAGAATGTGGGATCAGATCATGTGGAAGGAGATGGAGGAAATATTAATGAGGATCAATTGTTCATTGCTGCAGCAGGAGGATGGCAAGGAAGTCGAGTTTATGGTTTAGGTAGTGCTGCATCTTCTGCCTTCTCTCAAACAGGAACTGTGGAAAAAACAACAGATGTTCCATCATCACAATCACCAGAATGGAAGAAGGAAATTGAAGCAAAGTTTGATGAGAAGTATAATAGTTTGCAGAAACTTGTAGAAGACCAAAATCAGATAATAGCTCAAATGCGTGATGAACTACAGGCAACGAGGATGGGACAGCAGTCTTCCTCATTGATGCCATCAACATCTGATATGCCTCCAGCTCAAAGATCCCCTGGTGATTCACATATAGATTAG